The DNA sequence agcaaTTGAAGTCAAgagattaattaatattaaaaaaaaatagcctgacgtgatttaaaaaaacaaaaaaatattaaaaattaggggcatcaggcgattaaaatttttaatcgtaattgattgcatgacttcagtagttaactcacgattaatcacaaatgttatatctgttctaaatgtacaataacaaattctaggttttcatacactagtTTACAAAAGtgtgcaaacattttttaaactaacagaaatagttaaaatgaatttttgacgtctataggcgtcattggcagtgaatgagttaaaatacaagatgtcttttttgggggggggatagtTGCAAAGCTTTAATTTGTTGCTTTGATAGTTTCAGACGTGGTCGACGCCTCGCCATCCTCTTCCTCATAGAAACTGGGAACGGATTTCTTGGCGACAACGGTGTCAAGCCTCTGGCCCATCAGGTACGGGTTGACACTCTgcacacacattaaaaatgaataatcaaAATGAATCAGGAATAGAGAGagtctgtttttaatttaaatacttaaaagatattttgctgtaacaaaaaaaaaacattagataccctttttcttctctttggtCCTCCCTTCAGCTTCTGGTACAAACGCTCCTTGTTCTGAAAAGACATTGCGCAAATCAATGACTTCTTCAAATTCCCAGATGACAACTAACGGGCGAGCTACCACAAAttacacacaagtttgtttttcagCTTTGATTAACTGCTTCAAGTTTCTAACCACCATCATTCTCAGATGGCAATTAATAAACAGTTGCACATATAATTTACAATCCTTTTAGTGAgcaaaaacttcaaaaaaaaaaaaaaaaaaaaagaatcgtaTGAGTTAGTAACTTTAACATGTACTGACCCACTTCATCAGAGCGGGATACTCGTTCCCTGCGCCATAAATGTGTCTGTGCTTCTGGAACTCGCGGCTGAAGTCGGCCGTGTCCGGAGCATTTTCCAAACACCCGTCTGCTGCTGTGAATGCGAACGTGCATTTTAGTCTCGCTCGAACGTAAGATTGTGCAGAGAATGCTCAATCCTACCAGTCTTTCCCTGAGGACAAGGATTTGGAGGATCTGGGTAGCTGTGGTCGTCGCTGAAGTCTTTGGGAACGTTGTCACCTGCCAGTTCAGCCACAATGTTGGGGATGTTTCCGTAGGGGCCGAGGTGTTGCAGCCCCTCATGAGCACCAcctagtgggaaaaaaatgtggtgcGGTTAatggcaaaaagaaaagaaaaatcaagcACTATAGCCAGAAGAGTTTTTACCAACATTTGTCTAGTCACTGCAAATATtttatgacaaaacaaaaaaaattaaaaaaggatttatttatttattttgtttatacttTTGCTTGCGCCAGTTTCATCGAACaaaggttggggggggggggggggggacatagtcttcatttaaaagtaaaaataaaataaaaaactggctTATTTAAAGCCCTCAACAAAATGTCACATTACCCTGGATGCTCTGTGGCCCAACGATGTTTGTAGCCTGGTGGGCGGGATACTCCACCCTGGGCCGAGCGATGCCCAGCTGCTCCATGACGCCGTGAAGGAGCCGCTGGATGTCGGCCTCGGACACGGACACCTGATCCGACCCGGGGGCACTGCGGGCCGGCGCACCGCCCATTTGCAGAAGCACCAGAAGCCCGAGCAGCAGTGAACGCACCGCCGACCTCATCTCCGCCATCTGCaggtgtacaaaataaacacaccgAGGATGCTAAAGGGGgaacaaatattattttcttcgaGTAGTGATTACAGAATTTTAGTAAGCAAAGATTAACTTAAAGGGCATTTTATTCTAAACGCTAAAGAATCGAATCGCGTGGACTAAATCTGTTGTGTAAACAAGCCATTAGGCCTGCAAATGCAGCATCACTAGTGAATAAGAGAATATGACCTGATTTTATTCACATCGACGTAATGtgg is a window from the Vanacampus margaritifer isolate UIUO_Vmar chromosome 19, RoL_Vmar_1.0, whole genome shotgun sequence genome containing:
- the scg5 gene encoding neuroendocrine protein 7B2, which encodes MAEMRSAVRSLLLGLLVLLQMGGAPARSAPGSDQVSVSEADIQRLLHGVMEQLGIARPRVEYPAHQATNIVGPQSIQGGAHEGLQHLGPYGNIPNIVAELAGDNVPKDFSDDHSYPDPPNPCPQGKTAADGCLENAPDTADFSREFQKHRHIYGAGNEYPALMKWNKERLYQKLKGGPKRRKRSVNPYLMGQRLDTVVAKKSVPSFYEEEDGEASTTSETIKATN